ATTTGTACCTTCTAGATGCGATGTCGCAGCGACACCGTCTCTGTCTACTCCAGAATCTCGGTGATGGCGCCGGCGCCGACCGTCAGGCCGCCTTCGCGGATCGCAAACCGCGACCCCTTCTCCAACGCCACCGGCGTGATCAGCTCCACCGTCATCTTCACGTCGTCCCCCGGCATCACCATCTCTACC
This DNA window, taken from Anaerolineales bacterium, encodes the following:
- the tuf gene encoding elongation factor Tu (EF-Tu; promotes GTP-dependent binding of aminoacyl-tRNA to the A-site of ribosomes during protein biosynthesis; when the tRNA anticodon matches the mRNA codon, GTP hydrolysis results; the inactive EF-Tu-GDP leaves the ribosome and release of GDP is promoted by elongation factor Ts; many prokaryotes have two copies of the gene encoding EF-Tu) codes for the protein VEMVMPGDDVKMTVELITPVALEKGSRFAIREGGLTVGAGAITEILE